GAGGCGGCCCCACCGGTCACGCGGCCCGGCGCGCGGCCTCGGCCAATCGGCTGCCGGAATCGGTGTCGAAGAGGTGCAGGCGCGCGACATCGGGAACGACGCGCACGGTGTCTCCGCGGCGGATCGTCGACCGACCTGCGACACGCGCCACGACCGTCTTCGCACCGGAGGCAAGGGCCGCCCGACCATGGACATAGGCATCGGCGCCGAGCTCCTCGACGAGATCGACGGTGACCTCGAGACCCTCAGCCTCGGTGACCTGCAGATCCTCCGGACGGATGCCGACGGTGACCGTGTCACCCGTGACCTGATCACGCTGTTCCGTCGTCAGGGACAGTTCGACATCGCCGAGGCGCAGCGACGTTCCCTCGACCGGCACGTCGACGAGGTTCATCGCTGGCGAGCCCATGAAGCCCGCGACGAAGAGGTTGGCCGGACGATCATAGAGATTGGCCGGAGTGTCCACCTGCTGCAGCCGTCCATCGGCGAGGACGGCAACCCGGTCGCCCATCGTCATCGCCTCCACCTGATCGTGGGTGACGTAGACGGTGGTGACGCCGAGGCGGCGGGTCAGCGAGGCGATCTGCGCGCGAGTCTGCACACGCAGCTTCGCGTCGAGGTTCGACAGCGGCTCGTCCATGAGGAAGACCTGCGGGGACCGGACGATGGCTCGCCCCATCGCCACGCGCTGCCGCTGCCCACCGGAGAGAGCCTTCGGCTTGCGGTCGAGGTATGCCTCCAGATCGAGCAGGCGGGCGGCCTCCTCGACGCGCTGATTGCGTTCCTGCGTCGAAACGCCGGCGATCTTGAGCGCAAAAGCCATGTTCTCGCGCACGCTCATATGCGGGTAGAGCGCATAGTTCTGGAACACCATCGCAATATCGCGTTCCCTGGGGGAGAGGTCCGTGACATCGTGGTCGCCGATGCGGATGTGCCCGGAATCGACGGGTTCGAGTCCGGCGAGCATGCGCAGGGTCGTCGACTTCCCGCAGCCTGAAGGGCCGACGAGGACAAGGAATTCCCCATCGGCGATGTCGAGGCTGACCTCGTCGACGGAGGGCTTCAGTGCTTCAGGATACTGACGCAGTGCTTTGTCGAAGGTGACTGTGGCCATGAGTTCTCAACCTTTCACGGATGCGTTCGCACCCGAAGATCCACGGTGATCGGACAGTGATTGATTCGATGATGCTCGATCGGCCGGTTCCTGATGGAACGACGAGCGTGCGGATGAAAAGTGATCGGTCGGGGCGAGGCTCGTCGTCTGTTGTGCAGCCGTCTGCTCAGCAGAGGACCGATACTGCTGACGCACCCGCGAGGGTCGCGGATGCAGAGTGGCGACGAGCTCGACACTCCAGTCCGGCAGAGTCCCCGACAGAGTCCACGCCGCCTGCCGGGCCGCCCCGATGGCAACGTATTCGGCCTGTTCGGGAACGTCGATGGGCACGGTGAAGATATCGCGGGCGACCTCGCGGACGGCAGGATTGCGTGCCGCCCCGCCGATGAGCAGCAGCCGTCCGGCCTCCAAGCCCTGCGCCTGCACCGCGTCGAGGCCGTCCGCCAGACCGCACAGCATGCCTTCGACGAAGGCTCGGGCGACGTTCTCCGCCGAGGAGTTGCTCAGGGTCATTCCCTCGAGGCGGGCCGTGGCATCGGGCAGATTCGGGGTGCGTTCGCCTTCGAAGTACGGCACGAGCGTGAGCCCGTCCGCTCCCGGCTGTGACGCCAGTGCCAGGGCCGCGAGTTCGTCGTGGCTGACACGCAGCAGCTTCGCGGCCGAATCGAGGACCCGGGCCGCATTGAGCGTGGCGACCAACGGCAGGCGCCCGCCATCGGCCGAGGCGAATCCGGCGACCGCCCCGGTCGAATCGGCGATGGTCAGATCGGTGGTGCCGAATACCGTACCGGAGGTGCCGATCGAGATGACGAGATCCCCCGAGGCGACACCGAGCCCCAGCGCCGCGGCCGCATTGTCCCCGGCCCCGGGACCCACGACGATTCCGTCCGGGCTGTGCCCGGCCGCCTCGTTGGGGCTAAGGACGCGGGGAAGGACGATCGCCGAGGCGGCTTCCCCCTCCACCTCTGCGTCCGTATCCGCGGCGCACGGCAGACCCACG
Above is a window of Brevibacterium siliguriense DNA encoding:
- a CDS encoding xylulokinase; the protein is MSANRRFVAGVDSSTQSCKVVIADPGSGDIIRTGSAPHPPGTEVDPEAWWTALQEAIAAAGGLDDVAGLSISGQQHGLVALDTEGRVIRDALLWNDLRSKAAARDLIAEVGAADYVARTGVLPVASFTAAKLRWLRVAESDNAARVAAVALPHDWLSWRFLGYGPADVSARGPVLDALVTDASDASGTAYFDPSASRYDLDLFLTAFDKPAREAVGLPCAADTDAEVEGEAASAIVLPRVLSPNEAAGHSPDGIVVGPGAGDNAAAALGLGVASGDLVISIGTSGTVFGTTDLTIADSTGAVAGFASADGGRLPLVATLNAARVLDSAAKLLRVSHDELAALALASQPGADGLTLVPYFEGERTPNLPDATARLEGMTLSNSSAENVARAFVEGMLCGLADGLDAVQAQGLEAGRLLLIGGAARNPAVREVARDIFTVPIDVPEQAEYVAIGAARQAAWTLSGTLPDWSVELVATLHPRPSRVRQQYRSSAEQTAAQQTTSLAPTDHFSSARSSFHQEPADRASSNQSLSDHRGSSGANASVKG
- a CDS encoding ABC transporter ATP-binding protein; translated protein: MATVTFDKALRQYPEALKPSVDEVSLDIADGEFLVLVGPSGCGKSTTLRMLAGLEPVDSGHIRIGDHDVTDLSPRERDIAMVFQNYALYPHMSVRENMAFALKIAGVSTQERNQRVEEAARLLDLEAYLDRKPKALSGGQRQRVAMGRAIVRSPQVFLMDEPLSNLDAKLRVQTRAQIASLTRRLGVTTVYVTHDQVEAMTMGDRVAVLADGRLQQVDTPANLYDRPANLFVAGFMGSPAMNLVDVPVEGTSLRLGDVELSLTTEQRDQVTGDTVTVGIRPEDLQVTEAEGLEVTVDLVEELGADAYVHGRAALASGAKTVVARVAGRSTIRRGDTVRVVPDVARLHLFDTDSGSRLAEAARRAA